A window from Hemibagrus wyckioides isolate EC202008001 linkage group LG19, SWU_Hwy_1.0, whole genome shotgun sequence encodes these proteins:
- the pah gene encoding phenylalanine-4-hydroxylase — protein sequence MDAMLRKLNGDNSTRGSIYLEEQVNKSGVVSCIFSLKEGVGALVHALRLFEDKGINLTHIESRPSRLNKDEYEFFISVDAACSPALDEVVNSLRAEISGQVHELSRSKQKDTLPWFPTNLQDLDRFANQILSYGSELDADHPGFKDKVYRARRKEFADIAYNYRHGQPIPCVEYTEEEKATWGIVFRELKTLYPTHACREHNRVFPLLEEYCGYREDNIPQLEDVSNFLQSCTGFRLRPVAGLLSSRDFLAGLAFRVFHSTQYIRHGSKPMYTPEPDICHELLGHVPLFADASFAQFSQEIGLASLGAPDEYIEKLATVYWFTVEFGLCKQGNDIKAYGAGLLSSFGELQYCLSDKPKLLPFEPEKTSMQKYPITEFQPVYYIAESFEDGKEKVRKYAATIPRPFSLRYNAYTQSIEVLDNTQKLSNLADSISSEMGILCSALQKMN from the exons ATGGACGCGATGTTGAGGAAGCTGAATGGAGACAACAGCACCCgg GGCTCCATCTACCTGGAGGAGCAGGTCAACAAGTCCGGTGTGGTCTCGTGTATTTTCTCACTGAAAGAGGGAGTGGGAGCGCTGGTCCATGCCCTCCGGCTGTTTGAG GATAAGGGAATCAACCTGACCCACATCGAGTCACGTCCCTCGCGCCTGAACAAGGACGAGTACGAGTTCTTCATCAGCGTGGACGCTGCCTGCTCCCCGGCCCTGGACGAGGTCGTCAACAGCCTGCGCGCCGAAATCAGCGGCCAAGTGCACGAGCTGTCACGCAGCAAGCAGAAAGACACAT TGCCGTGGTTCCCCACAAACCTCCAGGACCTAGACCGCTTTGCCAACCAGATCCTGAGCTACGGGTCCGAACTGGATGCTGATCaccct GGATTTAAGGACAAGGTCTACAGAGCCCGAAGAAAGGAATTCGCGGACATCGCCTACAACTACAgaca CGGTCAGCCAATCCCATGTGTGGAGTacacagaggaggagaaggCCACCTGGGGAATCGTATTCAGGGAGCTGAAGACCTTGTATCCCACTCACGCATGTCGTGAACACAACCGCGTCTTCCCTCTGCTGGAGGAGTACTGCGGCTACCGCGAGGACAACATCCCTCAGCTCGAGGACGTCTCCAACTTCCTGCAGT catgcACCGGATTCCGTCTCCGCCCAGTGGCAGGGCTGCTGTCGTCTCGGGACTTCCTTGCTGGTTTAGCTTTCCGTGTCTTTCATTCCACCCAATACATCCGTCACGGATCCAAGCCCATGTACACACCTGAGCC AGACATCTGCCATGAGCTGCTGGGACATGTTCCTCTGTTTGCGGATGCTAGTTTTGCTCAGTTCTCACAG GAAATTGGCCTGGCGTCCCTTGGAGCCCCTGATGAGTACATTGAGAAGCTTGCTACA gtTTACTGGTTTACTGTAGAATTTGGGCTTTGTAAACAAGGAAACGACATTAAGGCCTATGGAGCAGGTCTGCTCTCCTCGTTTGGGGAATTACAG TACTGTCTGTCAGACAAGCCAAAACTCTTGCCCTTCGAGCCAGAGAAGACCAGCATGCAGAAATACCCCATCACCGAATTCCAGCCGGTTTACTACATAGCCGAGAGTTTTGAGGACGGCAAAGAGAAAGTCAG GAAGTATGCTGCCACCATTCCGAGACCGTTCTCTCTGCGCTATAATGCCTACACTCAGAGCATTGAGGTTCTAGACAACACACAGAAACTGAGCAACCTGGCTGACAGCATCAGTA